In Streptococcus parauberis NCFD 2020, the sequence AAAAGATAGAGTCCACGTCCGATTATAAATTGATTAATTTTTTCATCCATATCCTCCCAATAGGTTTGATTCTCTTGATAAGGATAAAGAATACGAATAACCATACTTTCACGCCCACGATAATCACCAACTGTAGAAAGTCTTAATGAGATTGATATAGAATCATCTATATCATAATTACAAGAACCTAACTGACACCTTCTTTTTTCGCCAACATTCATACCAGCCAAAAACTTAAAATGACTCATTAATTGTTGTAATTGACTTGTTTGAAAATTTTCTAATTTTTGCCTTTCATCATGAATTCGGAAAAACAATTGATACCCATTCTCTTCAGGTAAAATATAGATATCTTGAACTTGCAACTCCATCGCTTCACTTATTATTTGCTTACCCAAACCTTGGATCATTATTTACCTCCTTATCAATTTATTCGAAAAAAAGTTAACTTATTAATAATAAGTTAACTTTTTTTTAGTCTTAATTTACAAATAAATGGTACTGGTGGGATATCATTACGCTGTTCGAAGGAAGCAATATTTTTTTCAAGTGGGATAATGTCATTATTTTTTAAAAGTAAAATAGAATGGTATTGTTGTAAATCATCAGCACAATCTTCACACCATTTCTTTTCACTTTCTTGCCAAAAAGTAGCTAGTAAATTTTTCTGACTATGAATACTTGGGTAAGTTTCCTTTAAGTGATTCCACTGATTTTGAAAATCAGCTAAAGCATCTTCCCATTTTTCATATTCTTTTTGATAGATAATATCATCTCTCCAACCGTCAATGAACCACCAAGGTTCCCAGTCACCATACATTTTTATTACTTCATACATATACATTTTTCCTTCTCTTTAGTATATTATAGCTAAATAGTAGGCTTTTTAAAAAGTTTCTGCTCACGAAGAAAATAAAAAAGAGTCAATAGACTCTTTTTCATTAGTTTTCAGTAACCACAATTTCTTCTGAAACAGGTTCTTCAATAATTTCAACTTCATTCATTGCTTGTGGTTCAATGTTACGATAACGAGCCATACCAGTACCAGCTGGAATGATTTTACCAATAATAACATTTTCTTTAAGACCAAGTAGATGGTCTTTCTTACCACGAATTGCAGCATCTGTAAGAACACGTGTTGTCTCTTGGAATGAAGCAGCAGATAAGAATGAGTTAGTTTCAAGTGAGGCTTTAGTAATACCCATAAGAACTGGACGAGAAGTTGCAGGGATTCCACCAGCGATAACAATATCTTTGTTAGCAGTAGTGAAGTCAGCAATATCCAGTAGTGTTCCTGGTAACAATTCAGTATCACCTGGATCCATAACACGAACTTTACGAAGCATTTGGCGAACCATTACTTCAACGTGTTTATCTCCGATTTCAACCCCTTGGCTACGATATACTTTTTGTACTTCAGCCAATAGATATGTTTCAACTGACAGTGTATCACGAACTTCTAACAAACGTTTAGGTTGAATAGAACCTTCAGTTAGTGAAGCTCCACGATTAATCTCATCACCAATTTCAACTTTCATACGAGCTGTAAATGGTACAACATATTCACCTTTACCCGTTTTGCCTTCAACAAATACTTTCTTAGTACGTGTAGAAGCATCTTCTTCAATATCAACCACTTTACCTTTAACTTCTGTGATAACAGCTTCCCCTTTAGGGTTACGTGCTTCAAAGATTTCTTGGATACGAGGAAGACCTTGAGTAATATCGGTATTTGACGCAACACCACCCGTATGGAAGGTACGCATTGTAAGCTGTGTACCAGGTTCACCGATTGATTGGGCAGCAATTGTACCAACTGCTTCACCAACTTCAACCGCATCACCAGTTGCAAGGTTAATACCATAACAGTGACGACATACACCATGACGTGTTGCACATGTAAATACTGAACGGATTGTAACTTCTTCAACACCAGCTTCAACAATTTTGCGTGCGATGTCTTCAGAAATTAATTGATCAGCTCCGATAAGTACTTCGCCAGTTTCAGGATGTTTTACTGATTTACGAGTATAACGACCTTGTAAACGTTCTTCAAGAGTTTCTGTAACTTCTTTACCATCTGTAATAGCTTTGATAAGTAGACCACGGTCTGTTCCACAATCATCTTCACGGATAATAACATCCTGAGCCACGTCCACCAAACGACGAGTAAGGTAACCCGAATCGGCTGTTTTAAGGGCTGTATCGGTCATCCCCTTACGAGCACCGTGAGTTGAGAAGAACATTTCCAAAACGGTCAAACCTTCACGGAAGTTTGAGAGGATAGGAAGTTCCATAATGCGACCATTCGGAGCAGCCATCAAACCACGCATACCAGCAAGCTGTGAGAAGTTTGAGATATTACCACGGGCTCCTGAGTCCATCATCATAACGATAGGGTTCTTAGGATCTTGAGTTTCAATTAAGCGTTTTTCAAGAGCCTCTTTTGCTTCACGCCATGTTGTTGTAACGGCAACATAACGATCTTCATCAGTCATCAAACCACGACGGAAACCTTTGTTGATTTCTTCAACGCGATGGTGAGCAGCTTCAAGAATCTCAACTTTATTATCAATTACAGGGATATCGGCAATACCCACTGTCAAACCAGCGAGTGTTGAATGATAGTAACCTAAATCTTTAAGACGGTCAAGGAATGCTGAAGTTTCTGTTGTACGGAAACGTTTAAAGGTTTCAGCGATAATGTTTCCTAGGTTTTTCTTCTTGAATGGTACATTGATTTCTAATGAATCAATTAATTCTTGAATTTCTTTACCAGGTTCAAGGAAGTATTTGTCTGGAGTACCTTCAGTTAAATTCACATTGTTTGGTTCATTTAAATAAGGAAGGTCTTCAGGCATGATAGCATTGAACAAGATTTTACCAACTGTTGTTACTAAAATTTTATTTCTTTGACTATCTTTCCAAGGTTTGTTAGGCATACTTTCAACTGCAATACCTACACGACTATGTAAATGGGCAAAGCCATTTTGATAAGCCATAACAGCTTCATCTAAGTCCTTGAAGATCATTCCTTCGCCTTCGCGACCTGGATCTTCCATAGTAAGGTAATAATTACCTAAAACCATATCCTGTGAAGGTGTAACAACTGGTTTACCATCTTTAGGGTTAAGAATATGCTCCGCTGCAAGCATCAATAGACGAGCCTCAGCTTGCGCTTCTTCTGAAAGTGGTACGTGGATGGCCATTTGGTCACCATCGAAATCGGCATTGTAGGCTTCACACACAAGTGGGTGAAGACGAAGTGCCTTACCATCAATCAGAACTGGTTCAAATGCTTGAATACCAAGTCTGTGAAGAGTCGGTGCGCGGTTAAGTAGAACTGGGTGTTCTTTAATAACATCTTCAAGAATATCCCAAATGCGTTCATCTCCACGTTCAACCATACGTTTAGCAGCTTTTACGTTACCTGCGAATTCGCGAACAACAATTTCACGCATAACAAATGGTTTGAAGAGTTCGATTGCCATTTCACGTGGTACACCACATTGGTACATTTTAAGAGTTGGACCAACTGCGATAACTGAACGTCCTGAGAAGTCAACACGTTTACCAAGCAAGTTTTGACGGAAACGACCTTGTTTACCTTTAAGCATATGACTTAAAGATTTCAATGGACGACTTCCTGGTCCTGTAATTGGACGACCACGACGACCATTATCAATCAAAGCATCAACTGCTTCTTGTAACATACGTTTTTCATTTTGAACGATAATACCTGGGGCATTTAGTTCTAATAAACGAGCAAGACGGTTGTTACGGTTGATAACACGACGATACAAGTCATTCAAGTCAGACGCAGCAAAACGGCCACCATCTAATTGAACCATCGGACGCAAATCTGGTGGGATAACTGGTAAGATGTTAAGAACCATCCACTCAGGTTTATTACCAGATTTGTTAAAGGCATCAAGAACATCTAAACGACGAACAGCTTTAATCCGTTTTTGACCAGATGCTGATTTAAGTTCTTCTTTTAACTCAGCAATTTCTGCTGGTAAATCAACACGTTTCAAGAGATCTTGAATAGCTTCGGCACCCATTTTTGCGATGAATGATCCATAACCATATTCTTGAACTTTTTCACGATATTCACGTTCTGTTAAAAGTGATTTAGGTTCAAGAGGTGTGTCCATTGGATCAATAACAACATATGCTGCGAAGTAAATAATTTCTTCCAAGGCACGAGGACTCATATCCAATGTTAGTCCCATACGTGATGGAATTCCTTTGAAATACCAAATATGAGATACAGGTGCTTTCAACTCAATATGTCCCATACGTTCACGACGAACTTTGGCACGAGTTACTTCTACACCACAACGGTCACAAACGATTCCTTTATAACGGATACGTTTGTATTTACCACACGCACATTCCCAGTCTTTTGTTGGGCCAAAGATGACTTCGTCAAATAGACCTTCACGTTCTGGTTTTAACGTACGGTAGTTGATTGTTTCAGGTTTCTTAACTTCCCCGTAAGACCATGAACGGACTTTACTTGGTGAAGCTAATGTGATTTGCATACTTTTAAAACGATTTACGTCAACCACTAGTTTTACCTTTCTTCGTTTTATCATTTTACTAGTTACTAGAGCTCCTGCTCTAGTCTAGTAAATTCACTTCAATGTTATTATTCTTAGTCTTCAGTTGTTTCAGCTACTTCAGTTGTTTCTGGAACTGGAGTTTCTTGAACTTGTTTTTCACGTGCTTTTTCAAGATCATCAACGTGCATCACGTCATCATCTTCACCTTCGTCAAGATCACGAAGTTCAACTTCGTTATCATCTTCATCAAGGACACGCATATCAAGACCTAGAGATTGTAATTCTTTTACAAGCACGCGGAATGATTCTGGAACACCTGGTTTTGGAATTGGTTTACCTTTTGTAATAGCTTCATAAGCTTTCAAACGTCCAGTTACATCATCTGACTTGTAAGTCAAGATTTCTTGAAGAACATTTGAAGCTCCATAGGCTTCAAGGGCCCAAACTTCCATCTCACCAAAACGTTGTCCACCAAATTGTGCTTTACCACCAAGAGGCTGTTGTGTAACGAGTGAGTATGGCCCAACAGAACGCGCATGAAGTTTATCATCAACCATGTGGTGAAGTTTAATCATATACATGACACCAACAGAAACGCGGTTATCAAATGGTTCACCTGTACGGCCATCATAAAGAACTGTTTTAGCATCTGAATCCATGCCAGCTTCTATAACTGTTTCCCAAAGGTCATCGGCAGTAGCACCGTCAAAGACTGGTGTTGCAATGTGAATTCCTAAATTACGAGCAGCCATACCAAGGTGGAGTTCCATAACTTGTCCAATGTTCATACGTGAAGGTACCCCAAGAGGGTTCAACATGATATCAACTGGTGTTCCGTCTGGTAAATAAGGCATGTCTTCCACAGGAACGATACGAGAAACAACCCCTTTGTTTCCGTGACGACCAGCCATTTTATCTCCAACTTTGATTTTACGTTTTTGGGCAATGTAAACACGAACTAACATGTTTACGCCTGATTGTAATTCATCTCCGTTAGCACGTGTAAAGATTTTAACATCACGAACGATACCATCTCCACCGTGAGGAACACGAAGTGATGTATCACGAACTTCACGAGATTTATCACCAAAGATTGCATGCAATAGACGTTCTTCAGCAGACAAGTCTTTTTCACCTTTAGGTGTAACTTTACCTACAAGAATATCGCCTTCTTTAACTTCAGCACCAATACGGATAATCCCCATTTCGTCAAGATCTCTAAGAGCTTCTTCACCAACGTTTGGTACTTCACGTGTAATTTCTTCAGGGCCGAGCTTTGTATCTCTAGTTTCTGATTCAAATTCTTCTAAGTGAACTGATGTATAAACATCTTCTTTGACAAGACGTTCACTCATGATGACAGCATCCTCGAAGTTATAACCTTCCCAAGTCATATAGGCTACGACTGGGTTTTGTCCAAGTGCCATTTCTCCATTTTCCATTGAAGGTCCATCAGCAATGAAGTCACCTTTTTCAATGATATCGCCAGCTTTAACAAGTGTGCGTTGGTTATAGGCTGTACCAGAGTTTGAACGACGGAATTTTGTAATATGGTAAACATCTAGAGAGCCATCTTCACGACGAACTTCTACTTTCTCAGCATCTGAGAAAACAACTTTACCACTGTATTGAGCAATAACGGCAGCTCCTGAGTCATGAGCTGCTTGATATTCCATACCAGTACCAACAAATGGTGATTTTGGATTAATCAATGGAACAGCCTGACGTTGCATGTTGGCACCCATAAGGGCACGGTTTGAGTCATCGTTTTCCAAGAAAGGAATACATGCTGTCGCAACAGCAACTACCTGTTTAGGAGAAACGTCAACAAAGTCAACAATACTTGCAGAGAACTCTTGGTTATTACCTTGGTGACGACCCATTACAATTTCTTCCGCAAATGTGCCATCTTCATTTAGTTTTGAATTTGCCTGTGCAACTGTGAACTCATCTTCCTCATCAGCTGTTAACCAGACGATTTCGCTAGTAACGATACCAGTAGAACGATCAACCTTACGATAAGGCGTTTGAATAAAGCCATACTTGTTCAAGTGACCAAATGATGACAAGTTATTAATCAAACCGATATTTGGTCCTTCAGGAGTTTCAATTGGACACATACGACCATAGTGAGTGTAATGTACGTCACGTACTTCATACCCTGCACGGTCACGAGTCAATCCACCAGGGCCTAAGGCTGATAAACGACGTTTATGAGAAAGCTCAGACAATGGATTATGTTGGTCCATAAACTGTGACAACTGAGAAGAACCAAAGAATTCTTTAACCGCAGCAGTTACAGGACGAATATTAATAATTTGTTGTGGTGTTAAAACATCGTTATCTTGAACAGACATACGTTCGCGAACGTTACGTTCCATACGTGCAAGACCAATACGGAATTGGTTAGCAAGTAATTCACCAACGGCACGAATACGACGGTTACCAAGGTGGTCGATGTCATCTACTTTACCAATACCTTCAGAAAGGTTTAAGAAATAAGACATTTCTGCAAGAATATCAGCAGGTGTCAATGCACGAACTTTATCATCAGGAGCGGCATTACCAATCAAGGTAACAACACGATCCGGATCAATTGGTGAAACCACTTTGAATTTTTGAAGAATTACGGGTTCAGTGACAACTGCATAATCATTTGGTGTATATGCAAATTTGTTCAAATCTCCATCAATATGTTCTTCAATTGATTCAATCACTTCACGAGTCATTACTGTACCAGACTCAACAAGAATTTCACCTGTTTCAGCATCAATCAAGTTTTCAGCAATTGTCTGATTCAACAAACGTGTTTTGATGTTCAATTTTTTATTGACTTTGTAACGTCCAACAGCTGCTAAATCATAACGACGAGCATCGAAGAAACGAGCAATCAATAAACTACGTGAACTATCAGCAGTTTTAGGTTCACCCGGTCTTAAGCGCTCATAAATTTCTTTAAGGGCTTCGTCAGTACGTGAATCACTTGGGTTTTTGTGAATATCCTTTTCAATTGTATTACGAACTAAATCACTTTCACCAAAGATATCAACAATTTCATCGTCACCTGAGAATCCTAAAGCACGAACAAGTGTTGTAAATGGAATTTTACGAGTACGGTCGATACGCGTATAAGCAATATCCTTAGCATCAGTTTCCAATTCTAACCATGCACCACGGTTAGGGATTACAGTTGAACCATAACCAATTTTGCCATTTTTGTCCACTTTATCATTAAAGTAAACACCAGGCGAACGAACTAATTGAGATACGATAATACGTTCACCACCATTGATGATGAATGTTCCCATTTCAGTCATGATTGGGAAATCGCCAAAGAAAACTTCCTGAGTTTTAATTTCACCAGTTTCTTTGTTAACTAAACGGAAAGTAACAAAGATTGGTGCAGAATAACTTGCATCATGGATACGAGCTTCTTCTAAAGTATACTTTGGTTCTTTAAATTCATAACCTACAAATTCAAGTTCCATTGTGTCAGTAAAGTTTGAAATTGGTAATACATCTTCAAAAACTTCTTTTAATCCTGCATCAAGAAACTCTTGGAATGAGTCAGTTTGAATTTCAATTAAGTTTGGTAAATCAAGAACTTCTTTGATTCTTGAAAAGCTACGACGTGTACGGTGTTTTCCGTATCGAACTTCATGTCCTGCCAAGTTTTTAGCTCCTTTTTCTTTTTAACATTTGCATGATAGCAAATAGGTCTAATTTTATAATTTATCCCAATTGTGAATTTTTAGAATCTTTAAATATAGATGACAAATGACTATATTTAGCAAAAATAGGCACAAAAAGAGCAGCTAAATCTGACTGAATCAGTTTGATTTAACTGCTGTACTTCCTAGTTGGACAATATTTCAACTAGATTGGACGACAAATAGTTATTAGTATTATACACTATTTGTCACTAAAATTCAAGCTATTTTTTTCTAATATTGAAACTTGCCCAAGCTTTTTGATAGTCTGCA encodes:
- the rpoC gene encoding DNA-directed RNA polymerase subunit beta'; protein product: MVDVNRFKSMQITLASPSKVRSWSYGEVKKPETINYRTLKPEREGLFDEVIFGPTKDWECACGKYKRIRYKGIVCDRCGVEVTRAKVRRERMGHIELKAPVSHIWYFKGIPSRMGLTLDMSPRALEEIIYFAAYVVIDPMDTPLEPKSLLTEREYREKVQEYGYGSFIAKMGAEAIQDLLKRVDLPAEIAELKEELKSASGQKRIKAVRRLDVLDAFNKSGNKPEWMVLNILPVIPPDLRPMVQLDGGRFAASDLNDLYRRVINRNNRLARLLELNAPGIIVQNEKRMLQEAVDALIDNGRRGRPITGPGSRPLKSLSHMLKGKQGRFRQNLLGKRVDFSGRSVIAVGPTLKMYQCGVPREMAIELFKPFVMREIVVREFAGNVKAAKRMVERGDERIWDILEDVIKEHPVLLNRAPTLHRLGIQAFEPVLIDGKALRLHPLVCEAYNADFDGDQMAIHVPLSEEAQAEARLLMLAAEHILNPKDGKPVVTPSQDMVLGNYYLTMEDPGREGEGMIFKDLDEAVMAYQNGFAHLHSRVGIAVESMPNKPWKDSQRNKILVTTVGKILFNAIMPEDLPYLNEPNNVNLTEGTPDKYFLEPGKEIQELIDSLEINVPFKKKNLGNIIAETFKRFRTTETSAFLDRLKDLGYYHSTLAGLTVGIADIPVIDNKVEILEAAHHRVEEINKGFRRGLMTDEDRYVAVTTTWREAKEALEKRLIETQDPKNPIVMMMDSGARGNISNFSQLAGMRGLMAAPNGRIMELPILSNFREGLTVLEMFFSTHGARKGMTDTALKTADSGYLTRRLVDVAQDVIIREDDCGTDRGLLIKAITDGKEVTETLEERLQGRYTRKSVKHPETGEVLIGADQLISEDIARKIVEAGVEEVTIRSVFTCATRHGVCRHCYGINLATGDAVEVGEAVGTIAAQSIGEPGTQLTMRTFHTGGVASNTDITQGLPRIQEIFEARNPKGEAVITEVKGKVVDIEEDASTRTKKVFVEGKTGKGEYVVPFTARMKVEIGDEINRGASLTEGSIQPKRLLEVRDTLSVETYLLAEVQKVYRSQGVEIGDKHVEVMVRQMLRKVRVMDPGDTELLPGTLLDIADFTTANKDIVIAGGIPATSRPVLMGITKASLETNSFLSAASFQETTRVLTDAAIRGKKDHLLGLKENVIIGKIIPAGTGMARYRNIEPQAMNEVEIIEEPVSEEIVVTEN
- a CDS encoding DUF1033 family protein; protein product: MYEVIKMYGDWEPWWFIDGWRDDIIYQKEYEKWEDALADFQNQWNHLKETYPSIHSQKNLLATFWQESEKKWCEDCADDLQQYHSILLLKNNDIIPLEKNIASFEQRNDIPPVPFICKLRLKKS
- the rpoB gene encoding DNA-directed RNA polymerase subunit beta, whose translation is MAGHEVRYGKHRTRRSFSRIKEVLDLPNLIEIQTDSFQEFLDAGLKEVFEDVLPISNFTDTMELEFVGYEFKEPKYTLEEARIHDASYSAPIFVTFRLVNKETGEIKTQEVFFGDFPIMTEMGTFIINGGERIIVSQLVRSPGVYFNDKVDKNGKIGYGSTVIPNRGAWLELETDAKDIAYTRIDRTRKIPFTTLVRALGFSGDDEIVDIFGESDLVRNTIEKDIHKNPSDSRTDEALKEIYERLRPGEPKTADSSRSLLIARFFDARRYDLAAVGRYKVNKKLNIKTRLLNQTIAENLIDAETGEILVESGTVMTREVIESIEEHIDGDLNKFAYTPNDYAVVTEPVILQKFKVVSPIDPDRVVTLIGNAAPDDKVRALTPADILAEMSYFLNLSEGIGKVDDIDHLGNRRIRAVGELLANQFRIGLARMERNVRERMSVQDNDVLTPQQIINIRPVTAAVKEFFGSSQLSQFMDQHNPLSELSHKRRLSALGPGGLTRDRAGYEVRDVHYTHYGRMCPIETPEGPNIGLINNLSSFGHLNKYGFIQTPYRKVDRSTGIVTSEIVWLTADEEDEFTVAQANSKLNEDGTFAEEIVMGRHQGNNQEFSASIVDFVDVSPKQVVAVATACIPFLENDDSNRALMGANMQRQAVPLINPKSPFVGTGMEYQAAHDSGAAVIAQYSGKVVFSDAEKVEVRREDGSLDVYHITKFRRSNSGTAYNQRTLVKAGDIIEKGDFIADGPSMENGEMALGQNPVVAYMTWEGYNFEDAVIMSERLVKEDVYTSVHLEEFESETRDTKLGPEEITREVPNVGEEALRDLDEMGIIRIGAEVKEGDILVGKVTPKGEKDLSAEERLLHAIFGDKSREVRDTSLRVPHGGDGIVRDVKIFTRANGDELQSGVNMLVRVYIAQKRKIKVGDKMAGRHGNKGVVSRIVPVEDMPYLPDGTPVDIMLNPLGVPSRMNIGQVMELHLGMAARNLGIHIATPVFDGATADDLWETVIEAGMDSDAKTVLYDGRTGEPFDNRVSVGVMYMIKLHHMVDDKLHARSVGPYSLVTQQPLGGKAQFGGQRFGEMEVWALEAYGASNVLQEILTYKSDDVTGRLKAYEAITKGKPIPKPGVPESFRVLVKELQSLGLDMRVLDEDDNEVELRDLDEGEDDDVMHVDDLEKAREKQVQETPVPETTEVAETTED